The window CTCCGGCGTCATCGTCTACGCAATGCTTGCAGCCTACCGCTAATCCGTCATTGAACTCTCAAGCCACCACCGCCCCTATGCAGCCAGACACCCGCAAGCTTCTCCGTACCGGCCTTTTGATCTTCGGCACCGGAGCCATCGCTGCCGCGCTCATCTTCACCAGCTTCGGCGGCATCACCCGTCACCAGGGTCCGCACACCAATCTGGGCTGGCTTTCGCTCATGCTCGCGATGGGGTGCCTTCCGACCGGCTTCCTGACCCTGCTTCTTGCAGCGCTCAAACTGATCGGCGACCACCGCCGCTAGTTCCCTGCACGACCCGCCTTCGCACAGCGTCTCATCTGCTATCCTCAACGTTGCAAACCTGCATCGACCGGAGCATTTCACATGGCAAAAGGCGTCAACAAAGTCTTCCTTCTCGGCAACGTCGGCAAAGATCCCGAGATTCGTTCCACCGCAGGCGGCATGACCGTCGCCAGTTTTTCTCTCGCCACAGCCGATCGGCAGAAGGACGCTCAGGGAAACTGGGCCGACAAGACCGAATGGCACAATATCGTCTGCTTCCAGCGCACCGCTGAGGTCGTCCGCGACTACGTCAAGAAGGGCTCGCAACTCCTCATCGAAGGCAAGATCCAGACGCGCTCCTGGGACGATAAGACCAGCGGCGAAAAAAAGTACAAGACAGAGATCCTCTGCAACGAGCTCACGCTTCTTGGCGGAAAATCCGACGGCGGCGGCACAACCAGCGGCGGCTACACGAAATCCAACACAGCCAGCTTCGATCAGCGCTCTCCCTCCAGCCAGCCTGACTACGCTGACGTAGGCATCACCGACGACGACATCCCCTTCTAAAAATGGTTCGTATTATCTGTGTGTCTATTTAATGTGATCCACAGTGTCGCTGATTTAGGGGAGGAGGGGTGTGGGGAAGGGCTGAAGAGTGAAGCAGTCAGTGCACCAAATTGAGGTCTCGACGCGTGGCCAAGGGCTCTATGAGGTCACCTCGACCATCAGCGATTGGACGGAACGCCAGAAGATGCAGGCTGGCCTTCTAACAGTGTTTTGCCGACATACCTCGGCTTCACTTTTAATCCAGGAGAATGCCGACCCTACGGTACGCGGCGACATCGAAGCCTACTTCAACCGTCTCGCACCGGAGAATGGGCCCTATGATCACGACGCGGAAGGGCCCGACGATATGCCCGCTCATCTGAAAACAGCACTGACTCAGGTACAGCTATCGATACCGCTCATGAATCGCACTCTCGTGTTGGGCACGTGGCAAGGCATCTATCTCTTTGAGCACCGGGTACGCCCTCATCGGCGACAAATAGTGCTGCACCTGATCGGCGATTAGCCCCGTCTCTCCTCTTCAGATCTATGGATGAACACAGGCTCGAGGTTCGCAACAAACAGAAATCCGCCGGCCTCTTCATTCAATTCTCTGAGCCGTAGGTATCTAGCGAACCCAGACTGCTCTTCTGCGAGTGCGTTACGGCTGCCAGCCTCCGCCGAGCGCCTGATACAGCTGAACGTAGTTTTGCATCTCAGTATTCCAGGCAGCTGCCAGCGCCAGCTCGGAAGTAAAAAATTGCTGTTGAGTAACAAGGACCTCGAGGAAGCTCGTCACTCCACCAGAAAAACGTACGTTCGCAAGGCGCGCAGTCTCCTGGTAGGTGTTTGTCTGTTCTTCGATCTTCATCCGAAAGAGTCGCGACTGGTTATAACCGACAAGGCTGTTGGCAACATCGCCGAAGGCGTTCAGCGCTGTCTGTTTATAGGTCAACTCAGACTCATTGCGTTGTGCCCATGCGAGCTTGTAAGCACTCGTGATCGCGCCACCGGCATAGAGCGGCTGTAACACCTCTCCACCCACCGACCACACCGTTGCTGGTCCTTGGAGGAAGCTGGTCAGGGCAGTGCTTGCCGCACCAAACTGACCCGTCAA is drawn from Edaphobacter lichenicola and contains these coding sequences:
- a CDS encoding single-stranded DNA-binding protein — translated: MAKGVNKVFLLGNVGKDPEIRSTAGGMTVASFSLATADRQKDAQGNWADKTEWHNIVCFQRTAEVVRDYVKKGSQLLIEGKIQTRSWDDKTSGEKKYKTEILCNELTLLGGKSDGGGTTSGGYTKSNTASFDQRSPSSQPDYADVGITDDDIPF
- a CDS encoding secondary thiamine-phosphate synthase enzyme YjbQ: MKQSVHQIEVSTRGQGLYEVTSTISDWTERQKMQAGLLTVFCRHTSASLLIQENADPTVRGDIEAYFNRLAPENGPYDHDAEGPDDMPAHLKTALTQVQLSIPLMNRTLVLGTWQGIYLFEHRVRPHRRQIVLHLIGD